The Rhodoferax sediminis genome has a segment encoding these proteins:
- a CDS encoding YbaB/EbfC family nucleoid-associated protein, producing the protein MFNKGQLAGLMKQAQAMQDNLKKAQDELAFIEVTAESGAGLVKVTMTCKHDVKRITIDPSLLADDKDMLEDLVAAAFNAAVRKAEETSQEKLGKLTAGMPGLPGGMKFPF; encoded by the coding sequence ATGTTCAACAAAGGACAACTGGCCGGCCTCATGAAGCAGGCCCAGGCCATGCAGGACAACCTGAAAAAGGCCCAGGACGAACTGGCGTTCATTGAAGTCACCGCCGAGTCGGGCGCCGGCCTGGTCAAGGTCACCATGACCTGCAAGCACGATGTCAAGCGCATCACCATCGACCCCAGCCTGCTGGCCGACGACAAGGACATGCTCGAAGACCTGGTGGCCGCGGCCTTCAACGCGGCCGTGCGCAAGGCCGAGGAAACCTCGCAGGAGAAGCTGGGCAAGCTCACCGCCGGCATGCCCGGCCTTCCCGGGGGCATGAAGTTTCCGTTCTGA
- the recR gene encoding recombination mediator RecR, with protein MAGSSSLDALVQALRRLPGVGIKSAQRMAFHLLQHDREGARMLARALAQAADNIKHCELCHTFTESAICSTCLDERRDHSKLCVVETPADQSALERTAAYKGLYFVLMGKLSPLDGIGPKDIGLQKLFARATDGVVQEVILATNFTAEGEATAHVIGEALKSRGLQVTRLARGVPAGSELEYVDLGTIAHALVDRR; from the coding sequence ATGGCTGGTAGCAGTTCTCTCGACGCGCTGGTGCAGGCGCTGCGCCGCCTGCCGGGCGTGGGCATCAAGTCGGCGCAGCGCATGGCGTTTCATCTGCTGCAGCACGACCGCGAAGGCGCGCGGATGCTGGCGCGCGCGCTGGCACAGGCGGCGGACAACATCAAGCATTGCGAGCTGTGCCACACCTTTACCGAGAGCGCGATTTGCAGCACCTGCCTGGACGAGCGGCGCGACCACAGCAAGCTGTGCGTGGTCGAGACGCCCGCCGACCAGTCGGCGCTGGAGCGCACGGCGGCCTACAAGGGCCTGTACTTTGTGCTGATGGGCAAGCTCAGTCCGCTCGACGGGATTGGCCCGAAAGACATTGGCCTGCAAAAACTCTTTGCGCGCGCCACCGACGGCGTGGTGCAGGAGGTGATCCTGGCGACCAACTTCACGGCGGAGGGCGAGGCCACGGCGCACGTGATTGGCGAGGCGCTCAAAAGCCGTGGCCTGCAGGTGACGCGGCTGGCGCGCGGCGTGCCGGCCGGCAGCGAACTCGAATACGTGGACCTGGGCACGATCGCGCACGCACTGGTCGACCGGCGCTGA
- a CDS encoding ABC transporter substrate-binding protein — protein sequence MENFTLNRRKLGTLATAAAATLAVPALRAQPNLEKPKLAIAVGGKAAFYYLPLTIAEQLGYFKAEGLDVEISDFAGGAKALQAVVGGSADVCSGAFEHTIALQSKGQYYTAFVLQGRAPQIAIGVSTKNMPNYKTLADLKGKKIGVSAPGSSTNMVANLVLSRAGIKPTDVSYIGVGTAGAALTAMRTGQIDAMSNTDPVMTMLEQKNEVRIISDTRTLKGTLDVFGGPMPAGCLYASAEFIQKNPNTCQALANAIVHGLKWLQTAGPGDIIKTVPEAYLLGDRALYLASFNKVREAISPDGIVPDEGPRTALRALSSFDPSIKADRIDLRKIYTNSFALKAKERFKA from the coding sequence ATGGAAAACTTTACGCTTAATCGTCGCAAACTCGGTACCCTGGCCACCGCGGCCGCTGCCACCCTGGCCGTGCCCGCGCTGCGCGCCCAGCCGAATCTGGAAAAGCCCAAGCTGGCGATCGCCGTGGGCGGCAAGGCGGCGTTTTACTACCTGCCGCTGACCATCGCCGAACAGTTGGGCTACTTCAAGGCCGAGGGCCTGGACGTGGAGATCAGCGACTTTGCCGGCGGCGCCAAGGCCTTGCAGGCCGTGGTCGGCGGCTCGGCCGACGTGTGCTCCGGCGCGTTCGAGCACACCATTGCGCTGCAAAGCAAGGGTCAGTACTACACGGCATTCGTGCTACAGGGCCGCGCCCCGCAAATCGCAATTGGCGTGTCCACGAAGAACATGCCCAACTACAAGACCCTGGCCGACCTCAAGGGCAAGAAGATCGGCGTGTCGGCGCCGGGCTCCTCGACCAACATGGTGGCCAATCTGGTGCTCTCGCGCGCCGGCATCAAGCCCACGGACGTCAGCTACATCGGCGTCGGCACGGCCGGCGCCGCGCTGACCGCGATGCGCACCGGCCAGATCGACGCCATGAGCAATACCGACCCGGTGATGACCATGCTGGAGCAAAAGAACGAGGTCCGGATCATCTCCGATACGCGCACGCTCAAGGGTACTTTGGACGTGTTTGGCGGCCCGATGCCGGCGGGCTGCCTGTATGCGTCCGCCGAATTCATCCAGAAAAACCCGAACACCTGCCAGGCGCTGGCCAATGCCATCGTGCATGGCCTGAAATGGCTGCAGACCGCCGGCCCGGGCGACATCATCAAGACCGTGCCGGAAGCCTATTTGCTGGGTGACCGCGCGCTGTACCTGGCCTCGTTCAACAAGGTGCGCGAGGCGATTTCGCCCGACGGCATCGTTCCCGATGAGGGCCCTAGAACTGCGCTGCGGGCGCTGTCGAGTTTTGACCCGTCCATCAAGGCCGACAGGATCGACCTGCGAAAAATCTACACGAACAGCTTTGCGCTCAAAGCCAAAGAGCGCTTCAAAGCCTGA
- a CDS encoding ABC transporter ATP-binding protein, translating into MPDFALEFLDITCTFKSPQDPKQPQEHGYTAVANTTLRIRAGEFVSVVGPTGCGKSTLLNVGAGLLAPSSGTVQVFGEPLPGINIRAGYMFQSEALMPWRSAIDNVMVGLQYRGVPDAEARRQAQAWLQRVGLGEFGERYPHQLSGGMRKRTALAQVLALDPDIILMDEPFSALDIQTRQLMENEVLELWAAKKKAVLFITHDLDEAIAMSDRVVVLSAGPATHPMGEFEIDLPRPRDVAEVRTQPRFIELHSQIWSVLRDEVLKGYAQQLKKAA; encoded by the coding sequence ATGCCTGACTTCGCCCTCGAGTTCCTCGACATCACCTGCACCTTCAAGTCGCCGCAGGATCCCAAACAGCCGCAGGAACACGGCTACACGGCCGTCGCCAACACCACGCTGCGCATTCGCGCCGGCGAGTTCGTCTCGGTGGTGGGGCCCACCGGCTGCGGCAAATCCACGCTGCTCAACGTGGGCGCGGGCCTGCTGGCGCCGTCCTCGGGCACGGTGCAAGTGTTTGGCGAGCCTTTGCCGGGCATCAATATTCGCGCGGGCTACATGTTCCAGTCCGAGGCGCTGATGCCTTGGCGCAGCGCCATCGACAACGTCATGGTGGGGCTGCAATACCGCGGCGTGCCGGACGCCGAAGCGAGACGCCAGGCGCAGGCGTGGCTGCAGCGCGTGGGGCTGGGCGAGTTCGGCGAGCGCTACCCGCACCAGCTCTCGGGCGGCATGCGCAAGCGCACGGCGCTGGCCCAGGTGCTGGCGCTCGACCCCGACATCATCCTGATGGACGAGCCGTTCAGCGCGCTCGACATCCAGACGCGCCAGCTCATGGAAAACGAAGTGCTCGAGCTCTGGGCGGCCAAGAAGAAGGCGGTGCTCTTCATCACGCACGATCTGGACGAGGCCATCGCCATGAGTGACCGCGTCGTGGTGCTGTCGGCGGGGCCGGCCACGCATCCGATGGGCGAGTTCGAGATCGATCTGCCGCGCCCGCGCGATGTGGCCGAGGTGCGCACCCAGCCGCGCTTCATCGAGTTGCACAGCCAGATCTGGAGCGTGCTGCGCGATGAGGTGCTCAAGGGCTACGCGCAGCAGCTCAAGAAGGCGGCCTGA
- a CDS encoding ABC transporter permease — protein sequence MKSLVQMLKPGEHNLRAWQVGALIVMLAAWQLASRNPQLAFFLGDPVQVAGKMWSWFMPFGFGASALFPDGVPGNADIYRHLYTTLIETMLAFGIGTGMGLACGLWLALAPTASAILDPYIKAANSMPRVILAPIFAMWFGLGIWSKVALAVTLVFFIVFFNVFQGVKEVSPVVLANARMLGANQRQLLRTVYLPSATSWVFSSLHTSVGLAFVGAVVGEYLGSARGVGYLILQAEGTFDVNTVFAGIVVLTVFALVLDGIVGRVERRLMKWQPSPGETEKL from the coding sequence ATGAAAAGTCTGGTGCAGATGCTCAAACCCGGCGAGCACAACCTGCGTGCCTGGCAGGTCGGCGCGCTCATCGTCATGCTGGCCGCGTGGCAGCTGGCCTCGCGTAACCCGCAGCTGGCCTTTTTCCTGGGCGACCCGGTGCAGGTGGCCGGAAAGATGTGGTCGTGGTTCATGCCGTTCGGCTTTGGCGCCAGCGCGCTGTTTCCTGACGGCGTGCCCGGCAATGCCGACATCTACCGCCACCTGTACACCACGCTGATCGAGACCATGCTGGCCTTTGGCATCGGCACCGGCATGGGCCTGGCCTGCGGGCTGTGGCTGGCGCTGGCGCCCACCGCGAGCGCCATCCTGGACCCATACATCAAGGCCGCCAATTCGATGCCGCGCGTGATCCTGGCGCCGATCTTTGCGATGTGGTTTGGCCTGGGGATCTGGAGCAAGGTGGCGCTGGCCGTGACGCTGGTGTTTTTCATCGTGTTCTTCAACGTGTTCCAGGGCGTCAAGGAGGTCAGCCCGGTGGTGCTGGCCAACGCCCGCATGCTGGGCGCCAATCAGCGCCAGCTGCTGCGCACGGTGTACCTGCCCAGCGCCACCAGCTGGGTGTTCTCCAGCCTGCACACGTCCGTGGGGCTGGCCTTCGTCGGTGCCGTGGTGGGGGAGTACCTGGGCTCGGCGCGCGGGGTCGGCTACCTGATCCTGCAAGCGGAGGGCACGTTCGACGTCAACACCGTGTTTGCCGGTATCGTGGTGCTCACGGTGTTTGCGCTGGTGCTCGACGGCATTGTGGGCCGGGTCGAGCGCCGGCTCATGAAGTGGCAGCCCAGCCCGGGCGAGACCGAGAAGTTATAG
- a CDS encoding transglycosylase SLT domain-containing protein: MKLIQILCITGLLWLTGCASTTTTSSSSSIDPATGLSTSSAASRDAGALQPITAAQAASRAVAQLQPPADLWERIRRGFAMPNLDNDMVHEREQYYAARPDYILRMTERSRKYMFHIVEELERRNMPSELALLPFVESAFNPQAVSSAKAAGMWQFMPATGKHFELKQNVFRDDRRDVLASTRAALDYLQKLHDMFGDWQLALAAYNWGEGNVARAIAKNQNAGLGTSYSDLSMPMETRLYVPKLQALKDIVADPQKFNTSLPDIGNHPYFQKVDIARDIDVTLAARLAEVRVEDFKALNPSANRPVILAAGTPQILLPWDNAAIFKRNLQAYSSGQLASWTAWTTSTTMKASEAARRAGMDESEFRSINHIPPKMMIKVGSTLLVPRSERVEDDVTEHVADNGQLALAPEPPPITLHRTLVKARRGDTLAALAGRYGQSAASVAGWNRMSASAPLKAGQHLVVYLPMKARPAGTLTAHARTRSGGKTSVAVASTRARPGAKVVASAHSRPSGVKTAARAPAKSAQRVAKSAPQRASRDTVVASRTR; the protein is encoded by the coding sequence ATGAAACTCATTCAAATTCTGTGCATCACCGGCCTGCTCTGGCTCACCGGTTGTGCCAGCACCACCACCACATCCTCCTCATCCTCCATCGACCCCGCCACCGGCTTATCCACTTCCAGCGCAGCATCTCGCGATGCTGGCGCTTTGCAGCCCATCACGGCGGCACAGGCCGCCTCCCGGGCGGTCGCGCAACTCCAGCCGCCGGCTGACTTGTGGGAGCGCATCCGGCGCGGTTTTGCGATGCCCAACCTCGACAATGACATGGTGCACGAGCGCGAGCAGTACTACGCCGCCCGGCCCGACTACATCCTGCGCATGACCGAGCGCTCGCGCAAGTACATGTTCCACATCGTCGAAGAACTCGAGCGGCGCAACATGCCGTCCGAACTGGCGCTGCTGCCCTTCGTCGAGAGCGCCTTCAACCCGCAGGCGGTCTCCAGCGCCAAGGCTGCCGGCATGTGGCAATTCATGCCCGCCACGGGCAAGCACTTCGAGCTCAAGCAAAACGTGTTCCGCGACGATCGCCGCGACGTGCTGGCCTCGACCCGGGCCGCGCTGGACTACCTGCAAAAGCTGCACGACATGTTCGGCGACTGGCAACTCGCGCTGGCGGCCTATAACTGGGGCGAAGGCAACGTGGCGCGCGCCATCGCCAAAAACCAGAATGCCGGCCTGGGCACCAGCTACTCGGATCTCAGCATGCCGATGGAGACGCGCCTGTACGTGCCCAAACTGCAGGCACTCAAGGACATCGTGGCCGATCCGCAAAAGTTCAATACGTCGCTGCCCGATATCGGCAACCACCCATACTTCCAGAAGGTCGACATCGCGCGCGATATCGACGTGACGCTGGCCGCCAGGCTCGCCGAGGTCCGGGTCGAAGACTTCAAGGCGCTGAATCCTTCTGCCAACCGGCCTGTCATTCTGGCCGCGGGCACGCCGCAGATTTTGCTGCCCTGGGACAATGCCGCCATCTTCAAACGCAACCTGCAGGCCTACAGCTCCGGTCAGCTGGCGAGCTGGACCGCCTGGACCACATCCACCACCATGAAGGCGTCGGAGGCGGCCAGGCGCGCCGGCATGGACGAGAGCGAGTTCCGCAGCATCAACCACATCCCGCCCAAGATGATGATCAAGGTCGGCTCCACGCTGCTGGTGCCGCGCTCGGAGCGCGTCGAGGACGACGTGACGGAACACGTTGCCGACAATGGCCAGCTGGCCCTGGCGCCGGAGCCGCCGCCCATCACACTGCATCGCACCCTGGTCAAGGCACGCCGGGGCGACACCCTGGCGGCGCTCGCGGGGCGCTATGGCCAGAGCGCGGCCAGCGTGGCCGGCTGGAACCGGATGAGCGCCTCCGCGCCGCTCAAGGCGGGGCAACACCTGGTGGTGTATTTGCCGATGAAGGCACGGCCGGCGGGCACCTTGACGGCCCATGCGCGCACGCGCTCCGGCGGCAAGACGTCCGTGGCCGTGGCCAGCACACGCGCGCGCCCCGGAGCCAAGGTGGTGGCAAGTGCACACAGCCGGCCTTCGGGTGTCAAAACTGCGGCACGCGCACCCGCCAAATCGGCCCAGCGGGTTGCCAAGTCGGCCCCTCAGCGGGCGTCACGCGATACCGTGGTTGCCAGCCGGACTCGTTAA
- the rnhA gene encoding ribonuclease HI has product MNHVEIYTDGACKGNPGPGGWGVWLKSGSTEKELFDGELDTTNNRMELTAVIEALAALKRPCRVTLYLDSEYVRKGITEWIAGWKARGWRTAARQPVKNVDLWQRLDALVSGAGHAIEWRWVRGHAGDPGNERADALANRGVERALGRR; this is encoded by the coding sequence TTGAATCACGTTGAAATTTATACCGATGGCGCCTGCAAAGGCAACCCCGGGCCTGGCGGCTGGGGCGTGTGGCTGAAATCGGGCAGCACCGAGAAAGAGCTGTTTGACGGAGAGCTGGACACCACCAACAATCGCATGGAACTCACGGCCGTGATCGAGGCGCTTGCCGCGCTCAAGCGGCCCTGCCGCGTCACGCTGTACCTGGACAGCGAATACGTGCGCAAGGGCATCACCGAGTGGATTGCGGGCTGGAAGGCGCGCGGCTGGCGCACCGCCGCCAGGCAGCCCGTGAAAAACGTCGATCTATGGCAGCGGCTGGACGCCCTCGTGTCGGGCGCGGGCCATGCGATCGAGTGGCGCTGGGTGAGGGGCCATGCGGGCGATCCCGGCAACGAGCGCGCCGATGCGCTGGCGAACCGCGGCGTGGAGCGCGCACTGGGCCGGCGTTAG
- the glp gene encoding gephyrin-like molybdotransferase Glp: MKTLAQIAAELQGYDPQALTSADVNQFLARLVEPVAELEEVGIFDALGRVLARDVISPVSVPPHDNSAMDGYAFDGAQLSADAPLVLTVVGTALAGKAWQGRVKAGECLKIMTGAILPTGLDTVVPQEFAQIEGDRISIPPGLLGPGDNRRFKGEDLLQGQPALQKGELLAPAALGLVASLGIKTVPVYRRLRVAYFSTGDEILSLGEAPREGAVYDSNRYTVFGLLSRMGCEVIDLGVVRDDPALLEAAFTQAARQADAIITSGGVSVGEADYTRAMMKKLGDVAFWRIAMRPGRPMAVGRIDKSVLFGLPGNPVAVMVTFLAFVRPALLRMMGCTADAPPLLKARSAEAIRKKPGRTEYQRGIVSTAPDGSLQVRTTGNQGSGVLSSMVQANGLIVLHHAQGNVAAGDAVDVMMFDGVI, from the coding sequence ATGAAAACGCTGGCGCAGATCGCCGCCGAGCTGCAGGGCTATGACCCGCAGGCCTTGACCTCTGCCGACGTCAATCAGTTTCTCGCGCGCCTGGTCGAGCCCGTCGCGGAGCTTGAGGAAGTCGGCATTTTTGACGCGCTGGGCCGGGTGCTGGCGCGCGACGTGATCTCTCCCGTCAGCGTGCCGCCACACGACAACTCGGCCATGGACGGCTATGCCTTCGACGGTGCCCAGTTGTCGGCCGACGCGCCACTGGTTTTGACCGTCGTGGGCACGGCCCTGGCCGGCAAGGCCTGGCAGGGCCGCGTGAAGGCGGGCGAGTGTCTGAAGATCATGACCGGCGCCATCCTGCCGACCGGACTCGATACGGTGGTGCCGCAGGAATTTGCGCAGATCGAAGGAGACCGCATCTCCATCCCGCCCGGGCTGCTTGGGCCCGGTGACAACCGCCGCTTCAAGGGCGAAGATCTGCTGCAGGGCCAGCCGGCGCTACAAAAAGGTGAGCTTCTTGCGCCCGCTGCGCTTGGACTGGTGGCCAGTTTGGGCATCAAAACCGTGCCGGTCTATCGACGGCTGCGCGTCGCCTATTTTTCCACCGGCGACGAGATTTTGAGCCTGGGCGAGGCGCCGCGCGAAGGCGCTGTGTACGACAGCAACCGCTACACGGTGTTCGGCCTGCTCTCGCGCATGGGCTGCGAGGTGATCGACCTGGGCGTGGTGCGCGACGATCCGGCGCTGCTGGAAGCCGCGTTCACGCAGGCGGCGCGGCAGGCCGACGCCATCATCACCAGCGGGGGCGTGAGCGTGGGCGAGGCCGACTACACCCGCGCCATGATGAAAAAGCTCGGCGATGTGGCGTTCTGGCGCATCGCCATGCGGCCGGGTCGGCCCATGGCGGTGGGCCGCATTGACAAATCAGTCCTCTTCGGCCTGCCCGGCAACCCGGTGGCCGTGATGGTGACTTTTCTCGCTTTCGTGCGCCCCGCCCTGCTGCGCATGATGGGCTGCACGGCCGATGCACCGCCGCTGCTCAAGGCGCGCAGCGCGGAGGCGATCCGCAAGAAACCCGGGCGCACCGAGTACCAGCGCGGTATCGTGAGCACCGCGCCAGACGGTTCGCTGCAGGTCCGCACCACCGGCAACCAGGGCTCGGGCGTGCTGAGCTCCATGGTGCAGGCCAATGGCCTGATCGTGCTGCACCACGCGCAGGGCAACGTGGCCGCGGGCGATGCCGTCGACGTGATGATGTTCGACGGCGTCATCTAG